ATAAAATGTATAGACATAAGACACCTGTCAGATTCCATTTTTAAGGACACTTTTTTcaaacatattttcaggatgtttGGCCTTTCAAGTGAATTCAGTTCAAAGCTTCTTTGGATGTCCACACTACCAGAGCTATGTATTAGGGCTCTGAAAAATGTATCTTTGAACAATCAAAACTTAATTTTGACGTTAGCTAGTATTAGTTGGTGGGCAATCAGGAAAGTACAGGAAAGCCACTCACATTGAATTTGACCCCTGAGGCAGCTGAGAATGACAGGAGGAAGAAGAACCATAATGCCgcccatctatggaaaatcccacctGGCGATCCTGATTGCCTCGTTCCTTCAGAAAATTTGAATTTTCATGGTCCTCATGCGTGAGGAAACCACAATGCCCttacatatacagtgccctccataattattggcacccctggttgagatgtgttaaaagccttaaaataaattcagtgtttattgcagaagaatactgtcacactgaaaatgttaggaaaatgtagccttcaactcaaatgaattgtaggaaaataaaaaaaatccctgactaaaaaataattatttttcattaaatcaccagttccacaattattggcacccttaacaattcccaggaaataaatataattgaagcatttttgtcatttctacagtagtttacaaagtttaccagagtatgtaggaacatttaattagtaattcatcacttcctgtttccctggggtataaatatgatgtgacactgaggccatttctcttatccactcttaaacatgggaaagacaaaggaacacagcatacaagtgaggcagatgtgcgccgaccttcacaggtcaggcagaggctacaagaagattgccactcaactgcagctgcccatatccactgtgagaggaataattaagaagttcaaaacaactggaacagtggtaaacaagcctggacgaggacccaagtttattttgccaccacgcacagtgaggaggatggtaagagaaatcaaaagatctccaaggctcactgttacagaattacaacaaatggtagcatcctggggtcacaaagtctccaaatcaaccatcaggcgctgtctacacgccaacaagctgtttgggaggcatgcacggagaaaacctttcctcacccacaatcataaacgcacacgtctggagttcgccaagcggtattggggcttcaactgggaccgtgtgctttggtcagatgagaccaagattgagctttttggcaacaaacactctaagtgggtctggcgtgccacgaaagatgcgcatgctgaaaagcacctcatacccactgtgaagtatgggggtgggtcagtgatgctgtggggctgtttcgcttccaaaggccctgggaagcttgttagggtgcatggcatcatgaatgctttgaaataccagtacattttaaatcaaaatctgttgccctctgcccgaaagctgaagatgggtcgtcactgtgtctttcagcaagacaatgaccctaaacatatggccaattctacacagaaatggttctccagacacaaaatcaagctcctcccatggccatctcagtccccagacctcaaccccattgagaacctgtggggcgagctgaagaggagagtacagaggagaggacccaggtctctggatgatttagagagattctgcaaagaggaatggctgaagatccctctttctgtcttttcccatcttgtgaaacattacaggagaagattaggtgctgttttgttggcaaaagggggttgtacaaaatattaacaacaggggtgctaataattgtgacacacattatttgatgtcaaataattatttctttatgtgggattttttccccactgaataaatgcacttgtattgaaggttggatttttctctttttttccattaaggtcccatattatttagaaaaaaataataataattggaagctaaaaaacacatctcaaccaggggtgccaataataatggagggcactgtagtttAGTGAAACACAGTCAGATGGCATAACTGAGGTTAGTACAAATGTCTCCCACTCTAAGAAAATCTAGAAAAAAAATGTGGTTTGTGGGGAATGCAGAGAGGTCCTAACAAGGTGATTGTTTTCTTGGTTATTGTGTTATTCAtgacaaatgtaaaaaaatacaatatataTAGTTTGTATATTGCTTTATGGACAAGTTAGGGTTCTGGATAGGTTTGGTGTAGGTACAGTTTAGCGTtcctaaatctgtgtgtgtgtgtgtgtgtgtgtgtgtgtgtgtgtgtgtgtgtgtgtgtgtgtgtgtgtgtgtgtgtgtgtgtgtgtgtgtgtttgtgtgtctgtgtctgtgtctgtgtgtctctctgtgtgtgaaccATTTCTGCGCATCTCAAAATCACTCTACATCCCTGATTTTTCAACAGCATGTGTCAGTCACCTGAACTGAACTTCTAAATGCATTGCACAGTGTATACAGTGTACACATACTCCATCCATTTCAGAACCTTTCTGTGCTACAGCCTGTCACATCTTATTCCTCTACAGTATGCCTCTGTAAATTACTGCTTGTCAGAGATTCTTGACAGGTCATGCTGGGATGTTGCAGAGTAGACCACATTGCAGCACTCTGTATGTACACTCAAGAgttgttaaccccttaagacacggctttatacatttgttgttaccagcatggtaatgaccaagtcgtggtgcattcctaaagggcctgtgttgtgtcatagtattgtagtggtagttacatttcaatgattattacagcgtgccacaggaggtacggcgcgcattaaggggctactgactGCAGAAAGATCAGTCAACATGGGGTTACTGTGCCAAATCGCACTATTAATGCATCCATCCATTTCCAGCTCATTGCCCATGATGAGCCAGGTTGggatccagcctgggtcatttccgaACCCTACCgcaatctctccctccccctttgtTTTCTGTCtggtcttcactgtcctgtctaaatataGACAGACAATGCATAGGACGAGGTGGTgtgcacctgcccctttgccctactgtacaaaaaatgccctttttgtcaTAACATGGTTTATGTTGAAATTATGATGAAAGGCACTTGACAATAATGCTCAAATATAATGTATAACCTGAGGCAGTtgaaagttccacatgcccctctcccgccctcgagcacctgcccaccaaatctctgtgcacgccactgaagatcagacaaaataacaaacagTGCCAGCCTCTGCGCCAGCTTATTGAACACCCCAAAATACTTGCGCCAATGATAATATTGACACAGATAATATGGACACAGTGACAGTGATGTACTATTTAATAGATCGTTTTTCCTTAAATCATAGGGACAACGTGAGTTATCCCAAACATTGATGATTATATTAATGTTGGTTCTTATTTATGGAATATATCTTATTTATGGAGCATATCTTATTTAATCAATTTGGTGGTTATTTAAAGAAAAGATGAAATCTTGTGGAAAAACATTTTGCCATCTTGCCGAATTTTATGGATCTCCCGTCATGGCAGACCACTTCGATTCTCATAGCCTGTCATCAAACCGCCTCCAAATTGTGCGCCAtggcattttgaaaaatggccaccTCAGTTTATACCACCGAAAGTCGGAAGGTGTGAGACCACAACTATTCGCGCATTGCACCTGACTGTTATTCCCAGAACCTACACTATTTTGGAGACGTCTGTTTCATTGGCAGACCAAATAAGCATAACGAACCGaaaacatttaaacatttaaatACTGAAGAGGTGAAGTACAGCGTAAAAACTTTTCTGCAGCGAAGAGATGCCCTCTCTTAAAATTGCATCCTGTGTGGACTCGAGAGAGAGCGCTGCGCGAGCACGGGCGCACTCACTATAAAAGAATGAAGGCGCGCTGTCAGACTCACATGAGCACCGGATATCGCCAGTGCGTACAACGAAGCCGCTCGCTCTCTCCAAAAGCACAAAAGTTTGCAGCAGACTAACATCAGAACGGTACGCTGTGTCTTCTTTATctacatctttttttctttttctttttcactcgCCTCGCCTTACGGGTTGTCTATCCAGACATGACACCGGATCAGTGAGTGAGTATAGTCGCCCGTCGCGTCATGTCAAGAAACGACAGCACCCAAACTCTTGAGCCGGGAGAGTGCGAGGACATGTTGCTGGACAGCGCGTCAGCTATGAACAATTCCGAGGGGACATCACTCCATAACCTGTCTTTGCGCTGCTGGCTTCACCTCCTGGCGATAGAGACCAGCTCAGAACTGCACGGAGACGGCTCCAGCACTGCGGTGCGCGTCATGATCGCTCTGGTCTATTCAGTCGTGTGCGCACTTGGTCTGGTGGGGAATGCTTTAGCCTTGTATTTGTTACACTCACGCTACAGGCAGAAACAATCTTCAATTAACTGCTTTGTCATGGCTTTGGCACTCACTGACCTCCAGTTTGTGCTCACCCTGCCCTTCTGGGCCGTGGACACCGTCCTTGACTTCCGCTGGCCCTTTGGCACAGTCATGTGCAAAATCATCAGCTCCGTCACCACCATGAACATGTACGCCAGCGTCTTCTTCCTCACCGCCATGAGCGTGGCGCGCTTCTACACGGTGGTCTCGTCGCTGAAGATGCACAGCCACCGGACGTCGGCGGCCACGGCCAAGTGGATATGCCTGGGCATCTGGCTGGTCTCCCTGCTGGCCACCCTGCCCCACGCCATCTACTCCACCAGCGCCCAGTTCCCCGGCGAGGAGCTGTGCCTGGTGCGCTTCCCCGAAACGGGCAGCTGGGACCCGCAGCTCCTGCTGGGCCTCTACCAGCTGCAGAAGGTGCTGGTGGGCTTCGTCATCCCGCTGGTCGTCATCACCCTGTgctacctgctgctgctgcgcttcGTGCTGTCGCGGCGCATCAGCGGCGTGTCGGACAGCGAGCAGGGCCGCCACAAGCGGCGCTCCAAGGTCACCAAGTCGGTGGTGATTGTTGTGCTGTCCTTCTTCCTGTGCTGGCTGCCCAACCAGGCGCTGACGCTGTGGAGCGTGCTCATCAAGTTCGACCTGGTGCCCTTCAGCGACGCCTTCTACACGGCGCAGGCCTACGCCTTCCCGCTCACCGTCTGCCTGGCGCACACCAACAGCTGCCTCAACCCCGTGCTCTACTGCCTGGTGCGCCGCGAGTTCCGCGCCGGCCTGAAGGAGATCCTGCTGCGGGCCAAGCCCTCCTTCTGCAGCCTAAGCCGCCTGCTGCCACGTAAGGCCAAGGTGGCCGAGGCCCCTaccgtgctggtgctggtgcagaTGGAAGTCTGATGGAGGGCCCTCAAGACTAATGGAGGGATGGGGACGgggtcagaggcgattctagggtaactTGGGGCCACAAGCACAAACTCAAAAAAGGAACATTtgcaacaaatcaccactactaTAGTCTGAAGTCTTatctgttattcaccatctatggacttgggggccccaagggATGGGGACGGGGTGGAGTGGCAGCCAAGGGGACAAGGTGGTTGATTAGACTCCTGGTGGGTTTCGAAGGGGATGTACTGTTGGTcgggatggtggtggaggaggaggggatggaggtgggggtcgGGGTTACTGGTTGTGGATCCCATGGGAACGCTAGTTTCTGCTTCCTGGCCTCTCGCTGTAGCACGGTTTGCTATTTTCATATTCCACAATTTATCATCTCATTCATGGCTCGCGCCGGTGCAGTCACTCATCATTTTGTATGCAACGGCAGATCACGTAAGCTCGCATATGGCGGCCTAATGAGGGATGACCTTGGCAAAGTTCAAGACCCCCAAACCCAGGAAGGTGTTTCCTGTTTGCTGAtgaaaggatggggggggggggattgtctgATTCCATATGAGAACATGTTCTTAGAAAGCACTAAATTATGCATTTGTTTTTGgggccatagagagagagagagagagagagagagagagagagagagagagagagagagag
This is a stretch of genomic DNA from Engraulis encrasicolus isolate BLACKSEA-1 chromosome 6, IST_EnEncr_1.0, whole genome shotgun sequence. It encodes these proteins:
- the rxfp3.2b gene encoding relaxin family peptide receptor 3.2b; the encoded protein is MSRNDSTQTLEPGECEDMLLDSASAMNNSEGTSLHNLSLRCWLHLLAIETSSELHGDGSSTAVRVMIALVYSVVCALGLVGNALALYLLHSRYRQKQSSINCFVMALALTDLQFVLTLPFWAVDTVLDFRWPFGTVMCKIISSVTTMNMYASVFFLTAMSVARFYTVVSSLKMHSHRTSAATAKWICLGIWLVSLLATLPHAIYSTSAQFPGEELCLVRFPETGSWDPQLLLGLYQLQKVLVGFVIPLVVITLCYLLLLRFVLSRRISGVSDSEQGRHKRRSKVTKSVVIVVLSFFLCWLPNQALTLWSVLIKFDLVPFSDAFYTAQAYAFPLTVCLAHTNSCLNPVLYCLVRREFRAGLKEILLRAKPSFCSLSRLLPRKAKVAEAPTVLVLVQMEV